From a region of the Gammaproteobacteria bacterium genome:
- a CDS encoding GNAT family N-acetyltransferase: MKIEAKVIDYLNEQQAHELSYLLNNYAQDPMGGGAALSDYTQQNLAKELAKVPHAFSVICYVDGKPAGLVNCFEAFSTFKCQPLVNIHDLVVVSEFRGLGISQLMLDKVEEQAQAKGCCKITLEVLSGNEIAQQSYLKFGFDGYELSPEMGKALFWQKML, translated from the coding sequence ATGAAAATTGAAGCGAAAGTAATAGATTACTTAAATGAGCAACAGGCGCATGAGCTTAGTTATTTGTTAAATAATTATGCACAAGACCCAATGGGAGGTGGCGCTGCGTTATCGGATTATACCCAACAAAACTTAGCCAAAGAGCTAGCAAAAGTGCCGCATGCATTTAGCGTGATTTGTTATGTTGATGGTAAACCTGCTGGCTTAGTTAATTGTTTTGAGGCGTTCTCAACCTTTAAATGTCAGCCATTGGTTAACATTCACGATCTCGTGGTAGTCAGTGAGTTTAGGGGACTCGGTATTAGCCAGTTAATGTTGGATAAAGTTGAAGAGCAGGCGCAAGCTAAAGGTTGCTGTAAAATTACCCTAGAAGTTTTATCTGGCAATGAAATCGCGCAGCAATCGTACCTGAAATTTGGGTTTGATGGCTATGAGTTAAGTCCTGAAATGGGAAAAGCGTTATTTTGGCAAAAAATGCTTTAA
- a CDS encoding amidohydrolase has translation MNCIAFRHRLHQHPELANVEVDTAARLVEYLSPLSPDNVVTGIGGTGVAVCFGDASTGRTVMLRCELDALPISETNAFDYRSVVAGVSHKCGHDGHMAILAAVAQHYASNRPKTGQVVLMFQPAEETGAGAKAMLADQLSQQFKPDFVFALHNVPKFPLGEVIVKQGTMCCASRGVIIRLTGKTAHAAQPETGISPLKAVHQLLPLFEQLPQLIDSKSAFTFATVVGVKLGEKAFGTAPADGEIYVTLRSESNDEMERLVELVSNEVAVVATAHQLSYAIEYEDVFDATVNDEQAVNIISAALKDEPVRIAPEPFRWSEDFGQFTRLYRGALFGLGAGENTPALHNPDYDFPDQLIEIGSGYFIKIIEHCFNQPKVAVYSNSEY, from the coding sequence ATGAATTGCATCGCCTTTAGGCACCGGCTACACCAGCACCCTGAACTTGCGAACGTTGAGGTTGATACCGCTGCACGTTTAGTGGAATATTTATCACCGTTGTCACCAGACAACGTAGTGACTGGCATTGGCGGCACTGGGGTCGCGGTTTGTTTTGGTGATGCGTCGACGGGGCGCACTGTGATGTTAAGGTGTGAGCTAGACGCGTTACCGATTAGTGAAACCAATGCCTTTGATTATCGCTCGGTGGTCGCTGGGGTTTCTCACAAATGTGGTCACGATGGCCATATGGCGATATTGGCGGCAGTCGCGCAACATTATGCCAGTAACCGACCAAAGACTGGCCAAGTTGTTTTAATGTTTCAACCCGCAGAAGAAACTGGCGCTGGTGCCAAGGCAATGCTAGCAGACCAACTATCGCAGCAGTTTAAGCCCGACTTTGTGTTCGCCTTGCATAATGTGCCAAAATTCCCACTGGGTGAAGTTATTGTCAAACAAGGCACTATGTGTTGTGCCTCACGTGGCGTGATTATCCGTTTAACCGGAAAAACCGCCCACGCCGCGCAACCAGAAACCGGCATTAGCCCGCTTAAGGCCGTACATCAGTTACTGCCGTTATTTGAGCAATTGCCGCAGTTAATCGACAGCAAGAGCGCGTTTACCTTTGCGACGGTAGTCGGGGTTAAACTCGGCGAAAAAGCCTTTGGCACCGCGCCGGCCGACGGTGAAATTTATGTTACCTTGCGCAGTGAGTCGAATGATGAAATGGAGCGTTTAGTCGAACTTGTCAGTAACGAAGTGGCAGTAGTCGCCACAGCGCATCAGCTAAGCTATGCGATTGAATATGAAGATGTGTTTGACGCCACTGTTAATGATGAGCAGGCGGTGAATATTATTAGCGCTGCGCTAAAAGATGAGCCAGTGCGGATTGCGCCAGAACCGTTTCGCTGGTCAGAAGATTTTGGTCAGTTCACCCGTTTATACCGCGGCGCGTTATTTGGTTTAGGCGCTGGTGAGAATACCCCAGCATTACATAATCCTGACTATGACTTTCCCGATCAGTTAATTGAAATCGGCAGTGGCTATTTTATTAAAATCATTGAGCATTGCTTTAACCAGCCGAAAGTGGCCGTATATTCAAATTCGGAGTATTGA
- a CDS encoding LysR family transcriptional regulator, whose amino-acid sequence MDIELLRTFVAVVDNGSFTRTAGQIYRSQSAISMQIKRLEAQLERKLFHRNARTLTLSLDGKALVPYARKLLTLHDEAMDNILNRSQARHISIGCPDDFSHSLLPDLIEVLRRKIPGVHISSICANSQVLRQHLDQGELDITILTRPEGSTEGVLLRQEQGVWLSNDPALFSQRPLPLALLEPGCKFHRSVIDGLEKSGISYDLICDASNCGLLIELVRRNCAISVMAAHAAPADLVNPVPVEGLPALPVAEIVICLKGGNQLIEGISMTSIASEMALMSAGERVNTQQQSKG is encoded by the coding sequence ATGGATATAGAATTACTCAGAACCTTTGTTGCTGTTGTTGATAATGGCAGTTTTACCCGCACTGCCGGGCAAATATATCGCAGCCAATCTGCCATTAGCATGCAGATTAAGCGCTTGGAAGCACAACTTGAGCGAAAATTATTTCACCGCAATGCCCGAACATTAACCTTAAGTTTAGATGGCAAGGCGCTGGTTCCGTATGCGAGAAAATTACTGACATTGCATGACGAAGCAATGGACAACATCCTTAATCGATCGCAAGCTCGCCATATTAGTATTGGCTGTCCTGATGATTTTTCGCATAGTTTATTGCCTGATTTAATCGAGGTATTACGCCGAAAAATTCCCGGCGTCCACATCAGCTCTATTTGCGCCAACTCGCAGGTATTACGCCAGCACTTAGACCAAGGTGAGCTCGACATCACTATTTTGACGCGACCAGAAGGCAGCACCGAAGGTGTGCTTTTACGGCAAGAGCAAGGAGTGTGGTTATCTAATGATCCGGCGTTATTCTCGCAGCGGCCGTTGCCATTGGCCTTATTAGAGCCCGGCTGTAAATTTCATCGTTCGGTGATTGATGGTTTAGAAAAGTCAGGGATCAGCTACGACTTAATTTGTGACGCGAGCAACTGCGGTTTATTGATTGAATTAGTCCGCCGAAATTGTGCAATTAGTGTAATGGCTGCGCATGCCGCGCCAGCTGACTTGGTTAATCCGGTGCCGGTTGAGGGGTTGCCAGCTTTACCTGTGGCTGAAATAGTTATTTGCCTTAAAGGCGGAAATCAACTGATTGAGGGAATTTCGATGACCAGCATTGCCAGTGAAATGGCATTAATGTCAGCAGGGGAGCGTGTTAACACCCAACAGCAGAGCAAGGGCTAA
- a CDS encoding OsmC domain/YcaO domain-containing protein, with protein MEIKVDFLDNLRLEAKFDDFSVIADQPIRYKGDGSAPSPFDYFLASSALCAAYFMKVYCVSRDIPTEGIRLSQNNIVDPEDRYNQIFQIQVELPDTISDRDRQGILRSIDRCTVKKVVQTQPEFKIETVENLDADAQAMLMGPVTDAGESFILGKDLPLEQTIANMTEILAELGMKIEISSWRNIVPNVWSLHIRDSASQMCFTNGKGATKESALCSALGEFIERLNCNFFYNDQFLGLEIANSEFVHYPNEKWFKLEQDDSLPVGILDPYCREIYDAEGELRGSHLIDTNSGNRERGICSIPYVRQSDGETVYFPSNLIENLFLSNGMSAGNNIEEAKVQCLSEIFERAVKRQIIEQEIILPDVPQSVIDQYPSIVAGINALEAQGFPIVVKDASLGGQFPVMCVTLMNPKTGGVFASFGAHPSFEAALERSLTELLQGRSFEGLNDVPPPTFNSMAVSEPENFVEHFIDSTGIISWRFFGANHDYDFCEWDFSGTNAQESATLFGLLETLGKEVYVAEFSDIGSACRILVPDYSEVYPVDDLIFDNTNKALDYREDILNLHSLSDDALVSLVERLEESQLDNQTDIPTLIGIVFDENTVWGQLTIIELKILIYLALGELDEAIELVESFLQYNDNTVERGLFYQALHAVLEITLDDELELADYIKNFSRMFGNDTMAEVVGTVTGDVKFPGLTKTSMKLEGLDKHLRLIESYTKLHQARAAKAQR; from the coding sequence ATGGAAATTAAAGTAGATTTTCTCGACAACCTTAGACTTGAAGCCAAGTTTGACGATTTTTCGGTTATTGCCGATCAGCCTATTCGCTACAAAGGCGACGGCTCAGCGCCTAGCCCGTTCGACTATTTTTTAGCGTCATCGGCGCTATGTGCGGCCTATTTTATGAAGGTTTACTGTGTCTCTCGTGATATCCCGACCGAGGGTATTCGACTATCGCAAAATAATATTGTAGATCCTGAAGATCGTTACAACCAAATATTCCAAATTCAAGTCGAGCTGCCAGACACTATTTCTGATCGCGATCGTCAGGGCATTTTACGTTCTATCGACCGTTGTACGGTTAAAAAAGTGGTGCAAACACAGCCTGAGTTCAAAATTGAAACGGTCGAAAATCTTGATGCCGACGCCCAAGCAATGTTAATGGGCCCGGTAACGGATGCTGGCGAGTCGTTTATTTTAGGTAAAGATTTACCGCTTGAACAAACCATTGCCAACATGACCGAGATTTTAGCCGAGCTGGGCATGAAAATTGAGATTTCATCGTGGCGTAACATTGTGCCAAACGTTTGGTCATTACACATTCGCGATTCAGCGTCACAAATGTGTTTTACCAACGGCAAAGGCGCAACCAAAGAAAGTGCATTATGTTCAGCTTTGGGTGAGTTTATTGAGCGTTTAAACTGTAACTTCTTTTATAACGACCAATTTCTTGGTCTTGAGATTGCCAACAGTGAGTTTGTGCACTACCCCAATGAAAAGTGGTTTAAGCTAGAGCAAGACGACAGCCTGCCTGTTGGGATTTTAGACCCATATTGTCGCGAAATTTACGACGCCGAAGGCGAGCTACGTGGCTCACACCTGATTGACACTAACTCAGGCAATCGTGAGCGTGGCATTTGTTCAATTCCTTACGTGCGCCAGTCTGATGGTGAAACGGTTTATTTCCCGTCGAACTTAATCGAAAACTTATTCTTAAGTAACGGCATGAGTGCTGGTAACAATATTGAAGAAGCGAAGGTTCAGTGTTTATCTGAAATTTTCGAACGTGCGGTTAAGCGCCAAATCATTGAGCAAGAAATTATCCTGCCTGATGTGCCTCAATCTGTTATTGACCAGTACCCTAGCATTGTCGCGGGCATCAACGCCCTTGAAGCCCAAGGTTTCCCTATTGTCGTTAAAGATGCATCATTGGGCGGTCAATTCCCAGTAATGTGCGTGACCTTAATGAACCCTAAAACTGGCGGTGTGTTTGCGTCGTTTGGTGCTCACCCAAGTTTTGAAGCGGCGCTAGAACGAAGCCTAACTGAGTTATTGCAAGGACGTAGCTTTGAAGGCTTAAATGATGTGCCACCGCCAACGTTTAATAGCATGGCAGTGTCTGAGCCAGAAAACTTCGTTGAACACTTTATTGATTCAACTGGCATTATTTCGTGGCGCTTCTTTGGTGCCAACCACGATTATGATTTCTGTGAATGGGATTTCTCGGGCACTAACGCTCAAGAAAGCGCGACCTTATTTGGGCTGCTAGAAACCTTAGGCAAAGAGGTTTACGTGGCAGAGTTTTCTGACATTGGCAGCGCTTGTCGTATCTTGGTCCCTGATTATTCAGAAGTGTATCCGGTTGATGATCTTATCTTTGATAATACCAATAAGGCACTTGATTACCGTGAAGACATTTTGAATCTTCACTCGTTAAGTGATGATGCACTAGTGAGCTTGGTTGAGCGTTTAGAAGAAAGTCAGTTAGATAACCAAACCGATATCCCGACCCTAATTGGCATTGTATTTGACGAAAATACCGTGTGGGGACAGCTCACCATTATTGAGCTTAAGATCTTAATCTATTTAGCGCTAGGCGAATTAGACGAGGCGATTGAACTGGTTGAGTCATTCCTGCAATACAATGATAATACGGTTGAGCGCGGTCTGTTTTATCAAGCGTTGCACGCGGTGCTAGAAATCACCTTAGACGACGAACTAGAACTGGCTGATTACATCAAGAACTTCAGTCGGATGTTTGGCAACGACACCATGGCCGAAGTAGTTGGCACGGTAACTGGCGACGTTAAATTCCCCGGCCTGACCAAAACCAGCATGAAGTTAGAAGGGCTAGACAAGCACTTGCGGTTAATTGAAAGTTATACCAAGCTACACCAAGCTCGCGCCGCGAAAGCACAGCGCTAG
- a CDS encoding glutathione S-transferase family protein: protein MQLIIGNKNYSSWSLRPWLLMQYFSVEFSEQQIWLFSDEMAAQMQQHAPNLKVPVLQDNQITIWDSLAICEYINEQYLAGKAWPQDTAQRAMARSICAEMHAGFFAIRAQMPMNCRRAPSEIEISKQAQHEVQRVIEIFEQCLATNTESDSFLFGEFSIADAFYMPIVCRFSSYQTAVGPRVKQYFSKMLALEAYQTWLKQATAETAVISAAEV, encoded by the coding sequence ATGCAATTAATTATTGGTAACAAAAACTATTCATCGTGGTCACTGCGACCTTGGTTATTAATGCAATATTTTTCAGTCGAATTTAGCGAACAACAAATTTGGCTGTTTAGTGACGAAATGGCGGCACAAATGCAGCAACACGCACCGAATTTAAAAGTGCCAGTGCTGCAAGACAACCAAATAACAATATGGGATTCGTTGGCTATTTGTGAATACATTAACGAGCAGTATTTGGCCGGTAAAGCTTGGCCGCAAGATACGGCACAGCGAGCAATGGCTCGTTCAATTTGCGCTGAAATGCACGCTGGATTCTTCGCTATTAGAGCTCAAATGCCAATGAATTGTCGCCGAGCACCAAGCGAAATTGAAATATCCAAGCAAGCTCAGCACGAGGTACAACGGGTCATTGAAATTTTTGAGCAATGCCTAGCAACCAATACTGAATCAGATAGCTTTTTGTTTGGCGAGTTTTCGATAGCCGACGCATTTTATATGCCGATTGTTTGTCGTTTTAGCAGCTACCAAACAGCGGTCGGGCCACGCGTTAAGCAATATTTCAGCAAGATGTTAGCGCTCGAGGCTTATCAAACGTGGCTCAAACAGGCAACGGCTGAAACAGCTGTCATTAGTGCAGCAGAAGTATAG